A portion of the Pomacea canaliculata isolate SZHN2017 linkage group LG13, ASM307304v1, whole genome shotgun sequence genome contains these proteins:
- the LOC112554108 gene encoding uncharacterized protein LOC112554108 translates to MAGHQQTDQMAASLASQGLQEDAVPFNSTPLHQNVPQRGTGIDLQQTRSSLSSTPTFAVPPQMWHHSRTAISSSLPSQNMLTQESRSISPVNPNSGSDALSLQQDLLKQVDPKAVKAVTGIIPSSGSSISPSMSSSLTDLPSLKKTPSLKVDDISDEDIEYYKKQFPEDIRSDIYDAMIIHQDEDVHEVLQFLSRVNSDVQLSQGEKPKVVLYTDVRPDINNAIGQLDESLPLCTYVFLYVTKKFCSDGWTEFSSQTCLMDAIYNSEKKWSVVPIFTEPRRQATYKIPASIRSLKGIQYWSEDKFYADSLRKLLDDKLYVRKSKEVELKHKRKMWILKKKAKEIREQDRREQETRHAAEEEMLARSLYEKAKEKKEIQHMKRIQLLDQSEMEQLCQEYSRHTYETGYLQYLSKCFTAPANLDSYMGADVPPVFHSSLSMPHTSAVQTPSGTYLPREMTQSLEGTSSYIPHFSVSNLSSDSGLSKSMDDSNTFPSLTAPQAQISKSVGTELCPLSVSSDHSSPLSSGSGSTSTSQMHYSNTKETTLGTGSEFVPRGNEMDKRYKYFDLPATDHNKTVASPGSMGVPQRLGGNSQESILHLTEDTSAQQQRGLLLPAGPERLSASPDIEEDIPPASRVSTGNLGEVQMLQQFSSLRTEISGTQINSDNTASVLPRQSHLPSQAPGNIMAGPTNPFAEYQHGPHVGSHHSPLMAASQYVSGLQYIPSERFPTSASVPGHYNPYLHLGQQVKEVHHHHYVNPYVPPTININKVENVMVGETVQITQKGNRRGRHKADCQSPVRDREDGFQDTTPGEFDPEELVSRCPDSLSLPSNVPISGLTGHVTADRIQSQPVSSMTSPELQGEGSRKNLQYGLADLPRAHPSVGNGSIRYPPPSPHEGIPAVAVKPVAVTKPFNSSAEKSQWRREYDAQHETEVKRPGESRTESRELVDSNNSETEEETTLKSKRT, encoded by the exons atggCAGGACATCAGCAGACTGACCAGATGGCAGCATCTCTTGCATCACAAGGATTACAAGAGGATGCAGTTCCTTTTAATTCAACACCTTTGCATCAAAATG TTCCCCAAAGAGGAACAGGGATTGACCTGCAGCAGACAAGGTCATCCCTATCATCAACACCAACTTTTGCTGTACCACCACAAATGTGGCATCATTCGAGGACTGCTATATCATCGAGTCTTCCATCCCAGAATATGCTGACACAAGAAAGTAGAAGTATTTCTCCAGTTAACCCAAACTCAGGCAGTGATGCATTGTCACTGCAGCAAGATCTTTTGAAGCAAGTTGATCCAAAAGCTGTAAAGGCTGTAACTGGAATCATACCatcctcaggatcttccatttCACCATCAATGTCAAGCTCACTTACTGACTTGCCTTCCCTGAAAAAGACTCCGTCTTTGAAAGTTGACGATATCTCAGATGAAGACATTGAGTACTACAAAAAACAGTTTCCAGAGGATATTAGATCAGATATATATGATGCTATGATCATTCATCAAGATGAAGATGTACATGAGGTATTACAGTTTTTGTCACGAGTTAACAGTGATGTTCAGCTCAGCCAGGGAGAAAAGCCCAAGGTTGTTCTTTATACAGATGTTAGGCCAGATATCAATAATGCTATTGGTCAGTTAGACGAGAGCTTACCTTTGTGCACATATGTTTTCCTTTATGTCACCAAAAAATTCTGTTCAGATGGTTGGACGGAATTTTCCAGCCAGACTTGTCTTATGGATGCTATTTATAATTCAGAGAAAAAATGGTCAGTGGTTCCAATATTTACTGAACCCAGAAGACAAGCAACCTACAAAATACCAGCAAGCATTCGTTCTCTGAAAGGCATCCAGTACTGGAGTGAAGACAAATTTTATGCAGATTCCCTGCGAAAGTTGTTGGATGACAAGCTGTATGTGCGAAAAAGTAAAGAGGTTGAGCTGAAGCATAAACGAAAAATGTGGATCTTGAAGAAAAAAGCTAAAGAAATACGAGAACAGGACAGAAGAGAACAGGAGACACGGCATGCAGCAGAAGAAGAGATGCTTGCACGGTCATTGTATGAGAAagcaaaggagaagaaagaaattcagCACATGAAACGCATACAGCTTCTAGATCAGTCAGAAATGGAGCAATTGTGTCAAGAATACAGCAGGCATACATATGAAACAGGATATCTGCAATATCTTTCCAAGTGTTTTACAGCACCAGCTAATCTTGATAGCTATATGGGTGCAGATGTTCCACCTGTGTTTCATTCAAGCCTGAGTATGCCACACACGTCAGCTGTACAAACCCCTTCAGGCACATATCTACCTCGAGAAATGACACAGAGTCTTGAAGGAACCAGCAGTTACATCCCACATTTCAGTGTAAGTAATTTGTCATCTGACTCTGGACTTTCAAAGAGCATGGATGATTCAAATACATTTCCCTCTTTGACAGCACCACAAGCCCAAATATCAAAATCTGTAGGTACTGAACTGTGTCCTCTATCTGTATCATCAGACCATTCGAGCCCATTGTCATCTGGGTCAGGGTCAACGTCAACGTCACAGATGCATTATAgtaacacaaaagaaacaacactGGGTACGGGTAGTGAATTTGTCCCTAGAGGCAATGAGATGGATAAGcgttacaaatattttgatcttCCAGCTACTGATCATAATAAAACTGTGGCAAGTCCAGGCAGCATGGGTGTTCCACAGAGGCTTGGAGGAAACAGCCAAGAATCCATCTTGCATTTAACTGAAGATACTTCTGCACAGCAGCAAAGAGGGTTATTACTGCCAGCTGGTCCAGAGAGATTGTCGGCAAGTCCTGACATTGAAGAGGATATTCCTCCAGCCTCTCGAGTCAGTACTGGCAACCTAGGAGAGGTACAAATGCTTCAGCAATTTTCGTCCCTCCGGACAGAAATTAGTGGCACACAGATAAACAGTGATAATACTGCATCTGTGCTACCTAGACAAAGTCACTTACCATCACAGGCTCCAGGGAATATCATGGCTGGTCCCACAAACCCATTCGCAGAATACCAACATGGCCCACATGTTGGCAGTCATCATTCCCCTTTGATGGCAGCATCTCAGTATGTATCAGGTCTTCAGTACATACCATCTGAAAGATTCCCAACCAGTGCCTCAGTGCCAGGGCATTATAACCCTTATCTTCACTTGGGTCAGCAGGTAAAGGAGGTTCATCACCACCACTATGTTAACCCCTATGTGCCTCCAACTATCAATATCAACAAGGTGGAAAATGTAATGGTGGGAGAGACAGTTCAGATTACCCAAAAAGGCAACAGACGTGGGAGACATAAGGCAGATTGTCAGTCACCAGTCAG GGATAGGGAAGATGGCTTTCAGGATACTACACCAGGGGAGTTTGATCCTGAAGAGCTGGTTTCACGATGCCCTGACTCTTTGAGCTTGCCATCAAATGTGCCCATCAGTGGACTGACAGGACATGTCACAGCTGATAGGATTCAAAGTCAGCCAGTGTCATCTATGACCAGTCCAGAAT TGCAAGGAGAAGGATCAAGAAAAAACCTTCAGTATGGCCTTGCAGACCTTCCCAGAGCACATCCTAGTGTGGGAAATGGAAGTATTAGATATCCACCTCCTTCACCACACGAAGGAATACCAGCTGTGGCAGTAAAACCTGTGGCAGTCACAAAACCTTTTAATTCGTCTGCAGAAAAGTCACAGTGGAGGAGAGAATATGATGCCCAACATGAGACTGAAGTCAAGAGACCAGGTGAATCCAGAACAGAAAGTCGAGAACTTGTAGATAGTAATAATAGTGAAACTGAAGAGGAAACCACATTAAAAAGTAAGAGGACATGA
- the LOC112554158 gene encoding U3 small nucleolar ribonucleoprotein protein MPP10-like yields the protein MALSIEALVSNVFKDFEAITKKPEDRLGIKPDAKWASILKKSTKDVYEFCRHYDSTYSSVYVDNLVIDNFDDEQVWQQLELQNDSTAKGLLETLAISNLEKALLSFSCQKASGKTKIDTHHKGISPAEPSMKLSEKEINDVDTDDTDDEIVQIKKRLNEENPDTQLTDGDSDDEELFKGSDLQEDEGDLNDDDENDIDFDFDVAEKKDKGPIKRAERTPVDDKFFKLAEMEEFLQQEDEKEIRQQQKDAKQGEETSDSEEEEESGDVDMFGELPSDEEEEGAMYADFFDPPDDEAANTAIQRVKKRKKTSDEGEVESDEETDFKKKVRFSEDLIQKSLLASSESDDSSDDASRDVSPSNATTPFLSTFEKRQEKLQKQISAMEEASLQPKSWLMSGEVSSSLRPENSLLEEHLTFDHTSRSAPEITEETTMKLEDIIKQRIKDKSWDDVVRKERMKEEVFEFKKRLHLDQEKSKISLGEIYEQEYLKQQAEEEEDKKNPVHEEVNKMMQALFLKLDALSNFCYTPKPAMPEVKIISNMPSIAMEEIIPVAVSDAALLAPEEIQARAKGEFKGKNERTDTDKKRERRKKKMAQRERQKEKNKRQKAVEKINPGLGNKYSKERALRELEKQSKTSSNVQLVQDKKGKVSSSSTAFFAQLQEEVQTQIKAKSSVAKKQKEEKKSSKKYLL from the exons ATGGCGCTTTCCATAGAGGCATTGGTGTCTAACGTTTTCAAAGATTTTGAAGCTATAACTAAAAAGCCAGAAGACAGACTTGG AATCAAACCAGATGCAAAATGGGCCTctattcttaaaaaaagtaCCAAAGATGTGTATGAATTTTGCCGCCATTACGATAGCACTTACAGCTCCGTGTACGTCGACAACCTTGTTATAGATAATTTTGATGATGAGCAGGTGTGGCAGCAGTTGGAGTTGCAGAATGATTCAACAGCAAAGGGTCTCTTAGAAACTTTGGCTATATCAAATCTGGAAAAAGCCTTATTGTCCTTCAGCTGTCAGAAGGCAAGTGGCAAAACCAAAATTGACACACATCACAAAGGAATATCACCAGCAGAACCTTCTATGAAGCTGAGTGAAAAAGAGATAAATGATGTAGACACtgatgatactgatgatgaaattgtgcaaataaagaaaagactgaATGAGGAAAATCCCGACACTCAGCTTACAGATGGTGACTCTGATGATGAAGAATTATTCAAGGGTAGTGATCTCCAAGAAGATGAGGGAGacttgaatgatgatgatgaaaatgatatcGACTTTGACTTTGATGTGGCCGAGAAGAAAGATAAAG GTCCAATAAAAAGAGCTGAAAGGACGCCTGTGGatgataaattttttaaactggCTGAGATGGAGGAATTCCTTCagcaagaagatgaaaaagaaataaggcaGCAGCAAAAGGATGCAAAACAGGGGGAGGAAACCtctgacagtgaagaggaagaagaaagcgGAGATGTTGATATGTTTGGTGAGCTTCCGAgtgatgaagaggaagag GGTGCCATGTATGCTGACTTTTTTGATCCACCTGATGATGAGGCAGCAAATACAGCAATACAaagagtgaaaaagagaaagaaaacatctg ATGAAGGTGAGGTTGAAAGTGATGAAGagacagattttaaaaagaaagtacgCTTCAGTGAGGATTTAATACAGAAAAG TTTGCTAGCTTCAAGTGAAAGTGATGACAGCAGTGACGATGCATCTCGTGATGTCTCACCCTCAAATGCTACCACTCCTTTTTTATCCACATTTGAGAAAAGGCAAGAAAAG CTTCAGAAGCAGATTTCCGCAATGGAAGAGGCCAGCCTGCAGCCAAAGTCATGGTTGATGAGTGGTGAGGTCAGCAGCAGCTTGAGGCCAGAGAACAGTCTTCTGGAAGAGCACTTGACATTTGACCACACCAGTCGTTCAG CTCCAGAAATTACAGAAGAAACTACAATGAAGCTTGAAGATATAATTAAGCAACGCATCAAAGATAAG tcttGGGATGATGTTGTGCGTaaggaaagaatgaaggaagaagtGTTTGAGTTTAAGAAGAGACTTCACTTGGACCAAGAGAAAAGCAAGATATCCCTCGGCGAAATTTATGAACAGGAGTATCTTAAACAACAGGCT gaagaagaggaagacaagaagaatCCTGTCCATGaagaggtaaacaaaatgatgcAGGCTCTCTTCCTCAAGCTGGACGCTTTGTCAAATTTTTGCTACACACCAAAGCCA gcCATGCCAGAAGTCAAGATTATCTCCAACATGCCATCTATTGCTATGGAAGAAATCATACCTGTGGCTGTCAGTGATGCTGCACTTCTGGCACCTGAAGAAATTCAG GCCAGAGCTAAAGGAGAATTCAAAGgtaaaaatgaaagaacagaCACCgataagaaaagagagagaagaaagaagaaaatggcaCAGAGGGAAcgacagaaggagaaaaataagcGGCAGAAAGCAGTAGAGAAAATTAATCCTGGTCTTGGTAACAAATACAGCAAAGAACGAGCTCTCCGGGAGCTTGAAAAACAGAGCAAAACATCGAGCAATGTGCAATTGGTTCAG gACAAGAAAGGGAAAGTGTCTTCATCATCCACAGCTTTCTTTGCTCAGCTGCAAGAAGAAGTACAGACTCAAATCAAGGCCAAGTCATCCgtggcaaagaaacaaaaggaagagaaaaaatcatcaaaaaaatatttgttgtga
- the LOC112554663 gene encoding LOW QUALITY PROTEIN: uncharacterized protein LOC112554663 (The sequence of the model RefSeq protein was modified relative to this genomic sequence to represent the inferred CDS: inserted 1 base in 1 codon; deleted 1 base in 1 codon), with protein MAGEDSGEGITVSVNVSSTADQDYSHLPVYDFHKMVALDWDKVYDGPMNQLLYTSWNGLNIGRLTLAIWILASHLALILFVLGKAKLREQPKNILIINLSLANILLGVFLVPIKLHFILTPGVSDCSLSKAWAFLNDYFQVCLSLLAVLGLVVERLVYVFTERRGRLLXRFAKWFNCALYILLPWLLSILLLVPIFLTALAERVPGEACAYRVRERHLLAVQIISFLPAATALFFAAPAAGLLDCLRSKECHALPSTPRGESLAVACLVSVLAVCGEAPYFVVRALLMRLECSNPYCARFNAGVTAGMWVRIAKAAVLPFLWLAYSDFRDALLCRFNYKKVKDESLSENDDDRKVMNTKM; from the exons ATGGCTGGCGAAGATTCAGGGGAAGGGATCACCGTGTCAGTGAACGTCAGCTCGACAGCAGACCAAGACTACAGTCATCTCCCAGTCTACGACTTTCACAAG ATGGTGGCGCTAGACTGGGACAAGGTCTATGACGGCCCCATGAACCAACTGCTGTACACTTCTTGGAATGGCCTGAACATTGGGCGCCTGACTTTGGCCATCTGGATTCTGGCCAGCCATTTGGCGCTGATCCTCTTCGTGCTGGGCAAGGCCAAGCTACGGGAGCAACCGAAGaacatcctcatcatcaatcTGTCTTTGGCCAACATACTT TTAGGGGTCTTCCTCGTCCCCATTAAGCTTCACTTCATCCTAACGCCAGGCGTTTCAGACTGCAGTCTCAGCAAAGCGTGGGCGTTTCTCAATGACTACTTTCAG GTTTGTTTGTCTCTCCTGGCAGTACTCGGTCTAGTAGTGGAGCGCCTGGTATACGTCTTCACAGAGCGGCGAGGTCGCCTTC CGCGCTTCGCCAAGTGGTTCAACTGCGCTCTGTACATCCTGCTACCCTGGCTGCTTTCCATCCTCCTTCTCGTGCCCATCTTCCTGACGGCGCTCGCGGAGAGAGTCCCCGGCGAGGCCTGCGCCTACCGCGTCCGCGAACGCCACCTGTTGGCAGTGCAGATCATCAGTTTCCTGCCAGCCGCTACAGCACTCTTCTTCGCCGCACCCGCCGCCGGCCTGCTGGACTGCCTGCGCAGCAAGGAGTGCCACGCGCTCCCCAGCACTCCCCGCGGCGAAAGCCTAGCCGTGGCCTGCCTGGTCAGCGTGCTGGCCGTCTGCGGCGAGGCGCCCTACTTCGTGGTGCGCGCGCTGCTGATGAGGCTGGAGTGCAGCAACCCATACTGCGCCCGCTTCAATGCCGGGGTCACGGCCGGTATGTGGGTCCGCATCGCCAAGGCCGCCGTGCTGCCATTCCTGTGGCTGGCCTACAGTGACTTCCGTGACGCACTGCTGTGCCGCTTCAACTACAAGAAAGTCAAAGACGAGAGCCTCAGTGAGAACGACGACGACCGCAAAGTGATGAACACCAAGATGTGA